The Desulfuromonas versatilis genome has a segment encoding these proteins:
- a CDS encoding NUDIX domain-containing protein, producing MDFSKQHIKTSVVAVVIDENERVLLTRRCIHPFCSLWVMPGGKIDHGESILEALHREVREEVGIEVKVEKLVDVYEHIGVGEKKDHFVILYYRALPLSFELTPNGAECTEAVWAAKESLPAMPMPPGGRHILTKLFPELPWGEVAFPEGALEEEIPGAPLRAAEDA from the coding sequence ATGGACTTCTCCAAGCAGCACATCAAAACCTCGGTCGTGGCGGTCGTCATCGATGAGAACGAGCGCGTGCTGCTGACCCGCCGCTGCATCCACCCCTTCTGCAGCCTGTGGGTGATGCCGGGGGGGAAGATCGACCACGGCGAATCGATCCTCGAGGCCCTGCACCGCGAGGTGCGCGAGGAGGTCGGCATCGAGGTCAAGGTGGAGAAGTTGGTCGACGTCTACGAGCACATCGGCGTGGGCGAGAAAAAAGACCACTTCGTCATCCTCTACTACCGCGCCCTGCCGCTGAGCTTCGAGTTGACGCCCAACGGCGCCGAGTGCACCGAGGCCGTCTGGGCCGCCAAGGAGAGTCTGCCCGCCATGCCCATGCCCCCCGGAGGGCGCCACATCCTGACCAAGCTCTTCCCCGAACTGCCCTGGGGCGAGGTCGCCTTCCCCGAGGGGGCGCTGGAAGAGGAGATCCCCGGGGCCCCGCTGCGCGCCGCCGAAGACGCCTGA
- the argH gene encoding argininosuccinate lyase, which translates to MSEKPWAGRFTQPTDKFVEEFTASIDFDKRMYRYDIQGSIAHARMLAKQQIIAAAEAETIIGGLEGILADIEAGNFEFKVSLEDIHMNIEARLIERIGPVGGKLHTARSRNDQVATDVRLYLRDELKEILGYLDSLQESLLGQAEANLAVIMPGYTHLQTAQPVLFAHHMLAYYEMVKRDAGRMADVLKRLNVLPLGAGALAGTTFPIDREFVAEQLGFDGVTRNSLDSVSDRDFALEFCSGAAILMMHLSRLSEELILWSSADFNFIELTDAFCTGSSIMPQKKNPDVPELVRGKTGRVYGNLMSLLTLMKSLPLAYNKDMQEDKEPLFDTIDTVKGSLKIFADMIAQMKVRAENMRVAAARGFSTATDVADYVVRKGIPFRNAHEIVGKTVRYCIENNKDIPELSLEEFKQFSEAIEADIYDYVTLEASVNARRATGGTAREAVEREIKRARDERKK; encoded by the coding sequence ATGAGCGAAAAACCCTGGGCTGGCCGCTTCACCCAGCCGACCGACAAGTTCGTCGAGGAGTTCACCGCCTCCATCGATTTCGACAAACGCATGTACCGCTACGACATCCAGGGCTCCATCGCCCACGCCAGGATGCTCGCCAAGCAGCAGATCATCGCCGCCGCCGAGGCTGAGACCATCATCGGCGGGCTCGAGGGGATCCTCGCCGACATCGAGGCGGGCAACTTCGAGTTCAAGGTCAGCCTCGAGGACATCCACATGAACATCGAGGCGCGGCTCATCGAGCGCATCGGCCCAGTGGGGGGCAAGCTGCACACCGCCCGCTCGCGCAACGACCAGGTGGCCACCGACGTGCGCCTCTACCTGCGCGACGAGCTCAAGGAGATCCTCGGCTACCTCGACAGCCTGCAGGAGTCGCTGCTCGGCCAGGCCGAAGCCAACCTGGCGGTGATCATGCCCGGCTACACCCACCTGCAGACCGCCCAGCCGGTGCTCTTCGCCCACCACATGCTGGCCTACTACGAGATGGTCAAGCGCGACGCCGGGCGCATGGCCGACGTGCTGAAGCGCCTCAACGTGCTGCCGCTGGGCGCCGGCGCCCTGGCCGGCACCACCTTCCCCATCGACCGCGAGTTCGTCGCCGAGCAGCTCGGCTTCGACGGGGTGACCCGCAACAGCCTCGACTCGGTCTCCGACCGCGACTTCGCCCTCGAGTTCTGCTCCGGCGCGGCGATCCTGATGATGCACCTCTCGCGGCTCTCCGAGGAGCTGATCCTCTGGTCGAGCGCCGATTTCAACTTCATCGAGCTCACCGACGCCTTCTGCACCGGCAGCTCGATCATGCCGCAGAAGAAAAACCCCGACGTCCCCGAACTGGTGCGCGGCAAGACCGGCCGGGTCTACGGCAACCTGATGAGCCTGTTGACCCTGATGAAGTCGCTGCCGCTGGCCTACAACAAGGACATGCAGGAGGATAAGGAGCCGCTGTTCGACACCATCGACACGGTCAAGGGCTCGCTGAAGATCTTCGCCGACATGATCGCCCAGATGAAGGTCAGGGCCGAGAACATGCGGGTGGCCGCCGCCCGCGGCTTCTCCACCGCCACCGACGTCGCCGACTACGTGGTGCGCAAGGGGATCCCCTTCCGCAACGCCCACGAAATCGTCGGCAAGACGGTGCGCTACTGCATCGAAAACAACAAAGACATCCCCGAGCTGAGCCTCGAGGAGTTCAAGCAGTTCTCCGAAGCCATCGAGGCGGACATCTACGACTACGTCACCCTCGAGGCCTCGGTCAACGCCCGCCGCGCCACCGGCGGCACCGCCCGTGAAGCGGTGGAGCGCGAGATCAAGCGGGCCCGGGACGAGCGGAAAAAGTAG